In Verrucomicrobiota bacterium, a single window of DNA contains:
- a CDS encoding tetratricopeptide repeat protein → MIVRVCLVISIILLGQRLSAQEPELERLFIQGNEAYANGQFLDAVEAYQSAIASTGKSSPTLLFNLGNAYYQLRDFPSALLAYERALTLEPGNPDILANLQKIIEQSDLERPDYSIAQEFAYTLPVNTWLMLLIIGSATTVLAGILAWYAPRLSPIPSLALYLSIPLMLLAISGLFTWKKDFHRGLILIPQTELRVAPTESANALSNLSNGTWVEVLETHHPYHYIRTPDKQEGWVKDVTVGKVWPTN, encoded by the coding sequence ATGATAGTACGCGTTTGCTTAGTCATTTCCATCATTCTACTGGGCCAACGCCTCAGCGCTCAAGAGCCCGAGCTTGAACGCCTTTTTATCCAGGGAAATGAAGCCTATGCGAATGGGCAGTTCCTGGATGCAGTTGAGGCCTACCAAAGTGCAATTGCTTCAACCGGGAAATCCAGCCCCACCCTGCTCTTCAACCTCGGTAATGCTTACTACCAGTTACGAGATTTCCCCTCGGCGCTTTTGGCCTACGAAAGAGCCCTTACTCTCGAACCGGGGAATCCGGACATCCTGGCCAACCTCCAGAAGATTATCGAACAATCCGACCTGGAACGCCCCGACTATTCAATCGCCCAGGAATTCGCCTACACACTCCCGGTTAATACCTGGCTGATGCTGCTTATCATAGGATCGGCAACCACCGTCCTTGCCGGAATTCTTGCCTGGTATGCGCCAAGACTTTCGCCCATCCCCAGCCTGGCACTTTACCTCTCCATTCCACTTATGCTTCTGGCCATTTCGGGCCTCTTCACCTGGAAAAAAGATTTTCATCGCGGCCTCATTCTCATTCCCCAAACCGAGCTTCGTGTGGCCCCGACCGAATCGGCCAATGCCCTAAGCAATCTTTCCAACGGCACCTGGGTTGAAGTTCTGGAAACGCACCACCCCTACCACTACATCCGCACGCCTGATAAACAAGAGGGTTGGGTAAAGGATGTCACCGTTGGCAAGGTCTGGCCAACGAATTAG
- a CDS encoding VWA domain-containing protein, protein MTFAYPIIFLLALAMIPLMLLWAFRLERGKQKQLKAFLAAPLIKELTSSVSHRRKQLKVVLFALGISLIVMAVARPQYGYVWEEVKSKGIDVVFAIDTSRSMLAQDIKPNRLSRAKLAVLDFIEKMGTDRIGLVAFSGSAFLQCPLTLDYNAFRQSLEILEPGVIPVPGTDIASAITMAESAFNKENNFKILILITDGEDLETNGIDVAASAASRGVRVFTLGVGSKEGEIIPITDKQGQPDYVRDENGNVVRTRLDEDTLRKISAASKGFYSPLGPLGEGLETVYSLGLEEIPRQELNSRMNKQAIERYQWVLAAGIVLLMLEWLIGTRRSVAKIARQAAIGLVIFGFLGLPNQSVEASPYKAQKHLKKGEFVEAEHLYRLAIEEEPEDMRLVYNLGISLYRQGKYADSVSIFTLAQASQDPDLQADILYNMGNATFRIGESKISDKQPETRKDWAKALEYYQGSLVIRPEDPETLANLKFLKYRIENLVMYDLTLDSNFPEVVELKGAGNYDQGIKRPISVTLMDTEHYRFETWEGDGVEPLDKTKSRVLIDTHKTVTAQLVELVKLQVIVLPGEAGTSDSSGTYDKGQEVDLKFESSFGWRFVQWEGPNIQDPTAPETKIKLDKDTSVIVICEEAKELVFDLDEAE, encoded by the coding sequence AAACAACTGAAAGCCTTTTTGGCCGCACCGTTGATTAAAGAGCTCACCTCGTCGGTGAGTCACCGAAGAAAGCAATTGAAAGTCGTGCTTTTTGCGCTGGGGATATCCCTAATAGTCATGGCCGTTGCCCGACCTCAATATGGTTACGTGTGGGAAGAAGTTAAAAGCAAGGGCATCGATGTCGTATTCGCAATCGACACTTCCAGGAGCATGCTCGCCCAAGACATAAAACCCAATCGTCTGTCACGAGCCAAGCTGGCGGTATTGGACTTTATTGAAAAAATGGGAACAGACCGGATCGGACTCGTCGCCTTCTCGGGCTCGGCATTTTTACAGTGTCCTTTGACCCTCGACTACAACGCCTTTCGCCAATCCCTGGAAATCCTCGAGCCGGGTGTCATCCCTGTTCCAGGCACAGACATCGCTTCGGCTATCACCATGGCGGAGAGTGCGTTTAATAAGGAAAATAATTTTAAAATCCTCATTCTTATTACCGATGGAGAGGACCTGGAAACCAACGGAATCGATGTGGCAGCGAGCGCTGCCAGTAGAGGTGTTCGCGTTTTTACCCTGGGGGTAGGAAGCAAGGAGGGTGAGATCATCCCGATAACAGACAAGCAGGGACAACCCGACTATGTGCGCGACGAAAACGGGAACGTGGTTCGGACACGCCTGGATGAGGACACCTTGAGAAAAATTTCTGCCGCATCGAAAGGATTCTACAGTCCACTTGGGCCTTTGGGTGAAGGACTGGAAACGGTCTACAGTCTTGGTCTTGAAGAGATCCCGCGCCAGGAGTTGAATTCCAGAATGAACAAACAGGCAATTGAACGTTACCAATGGGTGCTGGCTGCCGGGATCGTTTTGCTGATGCTGGAATGGCTCATCGGCACCCGAAGGTCCGTGGCGAAGATCGCCAGGCAAGCGGCCATTGGATTAGTCATTTTCGGATTCTTGGGATTGCCCAATCAAAGTGTGGAGGCCTCACCTTACAAAGCGCAAAAACACCTGAAAAAAGGCGAGTTTGTCGAAGCAGAACACCTTTACAGACTAGCGATAGAAGAAGAGCCAGAAGACATGCGTCTGGTTTACAATCTGGGGATCAGCTTGTACCGGCAAGGTAAGTACGCAGACTCGGTTAGCATCTTTACGCTGGCACAAGCCAGCCAGGACCCTGACCTGCAAGCCGACATTCTTTATAACATGGGCAATGCCACTTTTAGAATAGGTGAAAGCAAAATCTCTGATAAGCAGCCCGAAACCCGTAAGGACTGGGCCAAAGCCTTGGAATACTACCAAGGGAGCCTGGTCATTCGACCGGAAGATCCGGAGACATTGGCCAATTTGAAGTTCCTTAAATACCGGATAGAGAATCTGGTCATGTACGACCTGACACTCGACTCAAACTTCCCCGAGGTGGTGGAGCTCAAAGGTGCCGGCAATTATGACCAAGGTATCAAGCGCCCCATTTCTGTAACGCTCATGGATACCGAACACTATCGTTTCGAAACCTGGGAAGGCGATGGTGTTGAACCACTCGACAAAACCAAGTCCAGGGTACTCATCGACACCCATAAAACAGTCACCGCTCAATTGGTCGAACTGGTCAAACTGCAAGTCATCGTTTTGCCAGGCGAAGCCGGCACATCCGATTCATCGGGAACCTACGATAAAGGTCAGGAAGTTGATTTAAAATTTGAATCATCCTTCGGTTGGCGATTCGTCCAATGGGAAGGGCCCAATATCCAGGACCCGACTGCGCCGGAAACAAAAATTAAGCTGGATAAAGATACTTCAGTTATTGTCATTTGCGAAGAGGCGAAGGAACTCGTTTTCGATTTGGATGAAGCCGAATAA
- a CDS encoding BatD family protein — protein sequence MNGLHIIRIAQKPSLLLLAALCLFGSILQAQVQAIAILEPNPVPLGQSAQLNIIIEGSQKAEPPEVRNNQNLEFAYRGPNTQVSWVNGKMAATITHVYQVRPLRLGRSVIGPFVLFVDGKNYKTNEIKVDVVEQAEAALDLSKIAYLEFDLPGRNVYVGETISSELRMVLLSNATFPTKGLPQIEGDAFSITPIDNQPQTTRVVSDGNYYDVYLWKIGITPVKSGVQNLQFKANHVLRIPEGRNNNRRDSFSILRNDPFFDSMFGRYRDTEILAMSPPAEIRIDALPQDNKPESFNGAIGTFNIAATTDSTNLSEGDPITLKIAIKGEGNFSQMIPPEFPANDSFKTYPPRVVDEQLDAQGYTGSKQFEYVVIPLSSEISAVPPIAFSYFNPRTKTYAEMNTPPIPITIKARSAPQPGTNDPQFNATQLTFRSHTNNSGDLLLPIKVSLGSTMTPPTLSKMQNTLAASVIAPLGILGLAYIIRRSRHSSQNDKERIRLRELDQKTAMHRKEMVKARSSNDEAAFYQAACRVLQVALARQLGCNPEAITGKEITALWVPSLGDDQIKNSIEIFFQKVDALRYSGGANSAGALEKEELELESILRQLGKKK from the coding sequence ATGAACGGTCTACACATCATCCGAATAGCCCAGAAGCCCAGCTTGCTTCTGCTAGCAGCGCTTTGCTTGTTTGGATCGATTCTCCAGGCTCAGGTTCAAGCAATTGCCATCCTTGAGCCAAATCCGGTTCCACTCGGCCAAAGTGCTCAATTGAATATCATTATCGAAGGTAGCCAGAAGGCGGAGCCGCCTGAGGTTCGTAACAACCAAAACCTCGAATTCGCCTATCGAGGGCCCAATACTCAGGTATCTTGGGTCAATGGGAAAATGGCGGCCACCATCACCCACGTCTACCAAGTTCGTCCATTGCGTCTGGGAAGATCTGTGATCGGACCTTTCGTTCTTTTCGTGGATGGAAAAAATTATAAGACCAATGAAATTAAGGTCGATGTGGTTGAGCAGGCAGAAGCCGCACTCGATCTTTCAAAGATCGCCTACCTCGAATTCGATCTACCCGGAAGAAATGTTTATGTGGGTGAAACGATTTCTTCGGAACTCCGCATGGTGCTTCTCAGCAACGCTACATTTCCAACTAAAGGACTGCCACAGATTGAGGGAGATGCATTCAGTATAACCCCAATTGACAATCAGCCACAAACCACACGCGTTGTCAGCGACGGCAATTATTATGACGTTTACCTCTGGAAAATCGGTATCACTCCGGTCAAATCAGGCGTACAAAATCTTCAGTTTAAGGCAAATCATGTGCTGAGAATTCCAGAGGGGCGTAACAACAATCGGCGCGACTCATTCAGCATATTAAGGAACGACCCGTTTTTCGACAGTATGTTCGGTCGCTACCGCGACACAGAAATATTGGCCATGAGTCCGCCTGCCGAAATAAGAATCGATGCGCTTCCCCAGGATAACAAACCCGAAAGCTTCAATGGAGCCATCGGCACTTTCAATATCGCCGCCACAACCGACTCAACCAATTTGTCGGAAGGCGATCCCATCACGCTAAAAATCGCAATCAAGGGTGAAGGGAATTTCTCACAAATGATTCCTCCGGAATTTCCGGCAAATGATTCTTTCAAAACCTACCCGCCTCGAGTGGTTGATGAGCAGTTGGACGCCCAAGGTTATACGGGGAGCAAACAGTTTGAGTACGTTGTCATTCCTCTTTCTTCGGAAATTTCCGCTGTCCCGCCCATTGCCTTCTCCTATTTCAATCCGAGAACAAAAACGTACGCAGAAATGAATACGCCTCCGATTCCAATAACCATTAAAGCGAGAAGCGCACCCCAGCCAGGGACAAACGATCCGCAATTCAATGCGACCCAACTTACGTTTCGTTCTCATACCAACAATTCAGGAGACTTGCTTCTTCCGATCAAGGTCTCACTGGGAAGTACCATGACACCGCCAACGCTGTCCAAAATGCAAAATACTTTAGCTGCATCTGTCATCGCACCTTTGGGAATACTGGGTCTGGCTTATATTATTCGTCGTTCCCGACACTCGTCACAGAACGACAAAGAACGTATTCGTTTGAGAGAACTGGATCAAAAGACCGCCATGCACCGGAAAGAGATGGTGAAAGCGAGATCCAGTAATGATGAAGCTGCTTTTTACCAGGCCGCCTGTCGTGTGCTGCAGGTTGCTCTGGCGAGGCAACTTGGTTGCAATCCCGAAGCCATTACGGGTAAAGAAATAACAGCGCTGTGGGTTCCTTCGTTGGGGGATGATCAGATCAAAAACTCCATCGAAATATTTTTTCAAAAGGTAGATGCGCTTCGCTATTCGGGAGGAGCCAATTCAGCGGGCGCATTGGAAAAAGAAGAGTTGGAGCTCGAATCCATTCTTAGACAACTCGGCAAAAAGAAATGA